In Amycolatopsis sp. FBCC-B4732, the genomic stretch CGGGTTTCAGCACGCGCGCGAAGGAGTCCAGCGCGGCTTCCGGTTCGGCGAACATGTGGAGGGCGGCGAAGCAGCAGACACCGTCCACAGTGGACTCCTTCAGCGGGACCCGCACCGCGTCGGCGCGCAAGTAGGCCACGGTGCCGGGGTTGTCCTCGACGACGGCTTTGGTGAGCATCGTGCGGGCGCCGTCGAGCCCGATCGCGAGCCCGCCCGGGGCGACGGCCGCGCCGAACGCGCGCGTGAAGCGGCCGGTGCCGCAGGCGACGTCGAGCGCCGTCTGCCCGGGTTCGAGGGCGAGGAGCTTCGTGGCGAGGCGGACCTCGCCGGCCATGCTCGGCCCGAACGGGCCTTTGAGCGCGCGGCCGAGGGTGGGGCGCCAGTACCGCTCGTAGACCTGCGGGAGCAGGGTCGTGCGCATCAGCCGCTGGGTGAGGCCGGTCGGGGGACCGGCCTGGTCCGCGGTGCCCAGCAGGTCGAGGTAGCCGCCGGTGGTCTGCGCCGGCGTCTCGAGCAGGGCGCTCAGCCGCTCGGGGGCGGTGGTTCGGCTGGTCGGCATGACCCCTCCTGTCGTTCGAATACCGGGAGTATGTCAAATCTCGGGCACTCGATCGAGTGAACAATGCCGGGGCTCAGGCGTTCGAGCCCGGAATTGTCGGTGGTCCTTCCTAGCGTCGCAGGCGAGGTTCCCGATCCGAGGAGGACAGATGACGACTTCGATGCTGGACAGCGAGATCACGGTGCATGGCGAGTTCGACCTCGCCGCGGCGGCCCGCTTCTTGACCGGGTTCGCCCCGGCCGGGCAGCCGGCGGCGGAGGCGGGCGCGCTCCGTGTGGCGTTCCCGCTCGAGGGGGTGTGGGCGCCGGTGGGAGCGGTGCTGCGCCAGAGATCGCCCGGCGAGGTGGCGGTGGAGGTCCACGGCCCGCCCGAGCACGCGGCGGCGGTCCTGGCCCAGGTGCGGCGGATGTGCTCGCTGGACGTCGACGGCACGGCGTTCGCGGAAGCCGGCGCCCGCGACCCCGTGGTTTCCCTGCTGCGAGAGTTGCACCCGGGCCTGCGCCCGGTGTTGTTCGCCTCGCCGTACGAGGCGGCGTGCTGGGCGGTGCTCAGCCACCGCGTCTGGATGACTCAGGCGGTCCGGCTGCGCCGCCGCCTGGAAGAACGCCACGGCACGGAGGTCGACGTCGGCGGCTGCCGGCTGGCGTCGTTCCCACCCCCGGCGGTCCTGGCGAAGCTGGAGTTCATGCCGGGTCTGTCGGGCCAGAAGGTGCAGCGCCTGCGCGGCATCGCCGAGGCGGCGGCCGCCGGAGCACTGGACGCGGCGACGTTGCGCGCGATGCCCCCGGACGAAGCCCTGGACCAGCTGCGGCTGCTCCCCGGAATCGGCCGCTTCAGCGCGGAGCTGATCCTGATCCGCGGCGCGGGCCACCCGGACATCTTCCCCCGCGACGAGGGCCGCCTCCACGAGATCATGCGCGCCGCCTACCACCTGCCGGAGGCGGGCGTGCCGGAGCTGGCCGACATCGCGGAAGCGTGGGCCCCGTTCCGGAGCTGGGTGTCGTTCCTGTTCCGCGTCGAGGGCGAGGCCCGGTTGAGGGAGTCCCGATGACGTGATCCGCCGGGAGCAGGCCCGGGTGGTTCTCGGACGGGTCCGGGGCAGTGTGCGGTTCCGGCGGTGGTTCACCGCGTACTTACCGGAGCGCAGCCGGTGCCGGTGCGTGCCAGTCGCGGCGGCTGGCGCGCTGCGTGGCGTTTCCGGCCGAGCGGTTCCCGCGGCGTGCTGACCCCGCGCCGCGGCTGCCGCGGCCCGCGGTTCATCCCCAGGCCCGGGCGGTTCTCGCACGGGCCCAGGGCGGCGTGCGGTTCCGGCGGTGGCTCACTGCGCCCGTTCCTGAGCGCAGCCAGTGCCGGTGTGCCGGTGGCGGCTGGCGCACCAGCCCGCGCGCTGCGGGGCGTTTCCGGCTGAGCGGTTCCCGCGGCGTGTTGTTCCCGCGGTGCGGCTGCCGCGGCCCGCGGTTCGTCCCCAAGCCCGGGCTGCGTGCGGTTCCACCGGTGGCTCATCGCGCCCGTTCCGAGCGCAGCCAGTGCCGGCGCGAGCCGGTGGCGGCGGCCGGCGCGCCTGCTCGCGCGCTGCGGGGCGTTTCC encodes the following:
- a CDS encoding DNA-3-methyladenine glycosylase, which gives rise to MTTSMLDSEITVHGEFDLAAAARFLTGFAPAGQPAAEAGALRVAFPLEGVWAPVGAVLRQRSPGEVAVEVHGPPEHAAAVLAQVRRMCSLDVDGTAFAEAGARDPVVSLLRELHPGLRPVLFASPYEAACWAVLSHRVWMTQAVRLRRRLEERHGTEVDVGGCRLASFPPPAVLAKLEFMPGLSGQKVQRLRGIAEAAAAGALDAATLRAMPPDEALDQLRLLPGIGRFSAELILIRGAGHPDIFPRDEGRLHEIMRAAYHLPEAGVPELADIAEAWAPFRSWVSFLFRVEGEARLRESR
- a CDS encoding class I SAM-dependent methyltransferase, producing the protein MPTSRTTAPERLSALLETPAQTTGGYLDLLGTADQAGPPTGLTQRLMRTTLLPQVYERYWRPTLGRALKGPFGPSMAGEVRLATKLLALEPGQTALDVACGTGRFTRAFGAAVAPGGLAIGLDGARTMLTKAVVEDNPGTVAYLRADAVRVPLKESTVDGVCCFAALHMFAEPEAALDSFARVLKPGGRIVLLTSARRGWQPARLIDSAGGIVSGQKMFDRGEIAASLRARGFSGITERYAGVTQIVAGRLG